From the Trifolium pratense cultivar HEN17-A07 linkage group LG4, ARS_RC_1.1, whole genome shotgun sequence genome, the window CAAAATGCATGTTACTCCTAGGCCAGTTTTAGAGATCTATCATCATAAGGCCATGCCTTCcttgttttagattttgttttGCTTGAAGGGTACCCTCCTTTTGTATTGCTTTTCTTTTTATCTATATTTCGGTGTTGCCTTGGCTCACCTCATAGAGAGAAGTAAAATACAGATGTCGTATTTTTTGTCGATAGAATGATGTTTATATAACATAGttctaaaaaaaacataaatgacACAAATAAAAATACTTTGACATATACTACTATTGGGTTGAAAACGTACAGAACATGAAAGTTACATCACATACAAATGAATCTCTATGATCACATAAGAACTCAACATCACTTTTTTTACTAACTTGCAATCTTGACACTTTGCTTGACAGGTCCTTATCATTTGAACCTAGAACTTAAATAATACAAAGTCACTCCAACATTTAAAATTACATAACCAAACATGCATTCAAATTCACATTACTTTCTcggtcttaaatataaataaaaaggtACACATATTTGGCTTGATCCAAATACATGTAActtttctattatatttatttaagatcgatagacatattttttttattgaaatcaaattttaaACCTTTAAGATACACAGGTCCATTTAAAAGATTGCAATTCTATCGGACCCTTCTGCAATTGCTCCGGATCTCGCCTTGCGTCCCGATAAGAGGCTTCAAATTTCCCATCTTAATCAAAGAAGCCTTAAAATCTCTAGCAAAAGCCAAAGGGCTCTTGCTATATAGCTCCACCAATTTGTCACTTTCACGACCTTTTCCACTATACAATTGTTGATCAGAATGAAGAAGACCCTTTTTATGTACCAAATCTGTATAATATGTTGTGTCAACTCTTAAAGGAGTTGCATCAAGTGGTGTTAAATTGTTGTCTCCACCTTTTCTAGGACATGTCTTTCTTAAAGATGCTGCAAAGCTATGATCAATGTTTGTTTCATTGTAGATTCTGTTCCTaaaaaagttacatttagcAAATCCTATAGTGTGGCCACCAGAAAGTGCTACAAGGTCTCTTACATTTAATCCATGTGATTTGAAATTGGAAATAAGCTGTGAAAAGCTGAATGATGGAGGAGGGAGATTTGAATTTGCAGCTGCTTTGCTTGCTGTTCTTGCATCTCTTCTTCCCAGTAACACATTGTAGAAAAGTTGTGGACCTCCTAGCTGTTAAAAGTGACACAATTGCACATTATGTAACATTACCTAATGGGAGATGAATGTAATTTCTCTCAAACAACTAactgtttaaaaaatataagagataatGTCTATAGCAcgacacttcagattgaaaAAATGACTTGTGTCTGACACGTATTAGTAAGACACATCGACATGATATCCACATATGcacatatattaaattatttgcatttttttaaaattactaaTGTTTAATGTATCAGTGTGAATGTCGTGTCCGATGTCTTTGAGTTCGTGTTCGTTTAAGCATATGATAACTTGCTACAATTATGAGAATGAGAGTGAAAGATTAATTTGTGTAACACTTACTATAGCTACAGAATCACGAGCTGCTATGGCTAAAATATCAGCACAAGAGACCACGGGACGTTTACAAGCTTTATCAACAGCTGCTTTGATATCATCAACCACAGAAAATCCTCTGATTGAATTTATATTTGGAAAAGCTGTCTTCTCCCCTGTGAAATTTTTGGTATCATCTAGCAGAACTGATCCATCACAGCCCTGAAATTTCAATCATTGATATTAATTAGTTTAGTAAATTAAGCTCTAAAATATGTGCcatattcatatatttatccttatatttaaatattaaatgtgTTTTTGAATTAGTACATTTTATTATATGAGAAATGTTCTTACTTAAACTACCAATTGTCGAAAATTTTAGCTAAGTTCAGTGTTACATTCGAGTTAAGATCCAATTGTTCGAGAGAatccaaattcaaattttaaataaagtatcttttcatcaaattttatttacctcGTGTCGAACCATTAGATTATTGATATGTCTCCTTTCCTTAGAAAATGGAGATTTAAGCGGAAAAAAGTCTTACATTAtggaaaattgaaattgaaattttcttcaagttcaaattaaataaactaaagtTTTACATTAGAAAAATTAATTGTAGCTAGCAGCCAATGATTAGGTAAGACGGCATTTTCCTaagaattttaaatttcatataTGTTCTTGACAAATTATTTCTGTCTAGTGTATGTTTTTGCCctacataaaataattaagtgtCAATTATTGCCAGCATATTGATATGATATATGCATAATAAGAGAGTGACAATAATAAAAGGGTTGGtacgttcaaaaaaaataataaaagggttGGTACTTGGTAGGACCAATTGGTCTAAAGTCTCTGATctatgcatgtgtaaaaaaacataattcaacTATTACAAAGTTTGGAAAGGAATATTTTAGGGACGGAATATTACACTGACAAATGGCTCACGCTCACTATATTTTACTTTATCAGTGGTTAATTAATAGAGTTTAATGAATATGCATATTTTATGCTGACATCTAATAAAAATCGAGCATTTCTCCATATTATATATTGTAGTGTAGTGAAGTGATTTGACGGAATAAACAGTTGTTATTAAATGTAGTGTAGTGAAGTGATTTGACGAAGTAGTCGAGAATTAGTTTATAATGTTTGTGCATATACAGtagttttttctaattaatattTACACTATATTACACTCACTTTCAGATTGGATTAAATAGTTACTGAAATAAACCTTgtaatatttataaatcaaaaaAGATGTAATTCATCCTTATATAAAATTGACTTGTAATCTCTTTCAATCCGAGTATACTTATTAGAAAGATTTTTAGATGTTTGTAATTAAGGAAATAAAGTCTCGTGTTCGAGCTTGGTGAATGGAAAACTATAGTTGGAAGCGGAAACCTCACAAAAATATGGTCAACCAATTTACATATTagattactatttttttttttggttaggcAGCTTAATGACTATAAAATTCGGGAGGGGATTCTCTCCTGTGAAGTTTCCCTCATGTGAAATCTCATCCAtctatttttttctatattacATTTACTtttcattattaaaaaattatgaaggGCAGGGATGCACAATGGAGGCCCTCCAGTCAAAATTCCACCGGAGAGGAACCTTACCCATAAAATTCACtattaaactaaataaataaaatgttcaGAGTTCGAACTCTGGCCCCTTACATATAAAATTCGATGTCCTACCAACTGAATTAAGTTTACGTGAACATATTACTATTTATTAACAAGATATTGGTGGATACTTCGCACCAATAATTAATATGGTTTTTCAAACGAAAAATGTATCTTATGGTAGACTTATTTATTCTAAAGTCCTAACAATATGAAAAACTAAGTCATTAAGTTTAGTATAGTGATGAaggatttgagtagtatgttataggtcttGGGTTCGATCTACAGcttattgtaaaaataaaaaaaaaaacttggtgaACCTCCGATGACAACAA encodes:
- the LOC123923277 gene encoding peroxidase P7-like, producing MASSQIFVVMVTLVTLLIPTNSLLTPHFYDNVCPQALPVIKSVVHQAILKEKRIGASLLRLHFHDCFVNGCDGSVLLDDTKNFTGEKTAFPNINSIRGFSVVDDIKAAVDKACKRPVVSCADILAIAARDSVAILGGPQLFYNVLLGRRDARTASKAAANSNLPPPSFSFSQLISNFKSHGLNVRDLVALSGGHTIGFAKCNFFRNRIYNETNIDHSFAASLRKTCPRKGGDNNLTPLDATPLRVDTTYYTDLVHKKGLLHSDQQLYSGKGRESDKLVELYSKSPLAFARDFKASLIKMGNLKPLIGTQGEIRSNCRRVR